Genomic DNA from uncultured Desulfuromusa sp.:
CAGCGCATAGGTGCGGGCAAAGCGAGTTAAATCGTCTGATGATTGTTTCAGTTCAAAAGCCAGATATAATGATTTAATGTTGCTGTCATTGGCAATATCAGTGGCTTCGTGGGTTTGTGTGAGCAGAATAACGAAAACGGAGCTGGTTGCAATCAAAGCCGCGAAAATGAAGAAGATTAAAAACAGGGAGTCTCGAATGGAAAGCTGTCTGGGGCGACCTTTTACCAGCCAGGCAGCGAAAATGATGAGCGCTATGCAAACGAAAACAGCGCCGAGACTTTTGAGTAAAAATAGAGTGGTATCAAATTGTAATGACTGTGGAAAGACAAGTTTATCAGTGGCTTTTACCGGGGGCACCCACTTTTCAAAAAGAGCCTGTTTTTCAGATTCATCAATAGCCATGAGTGCTTTGTTGATGATGGAGACCAGCTCCGGCCAGTCTTTACGGATGGAAAAAACCGGTTTAAGGACATCTTTTTCTTTCGAGAAAACATGGGCGATTGCTATCGATTGATGATAGATTTTTCGTAACTGGCCGAACTGATGCACCGGAATCATTGCAAAATCAGCTTTTCCTTCTACAACAAGCTGAAAAGCTTCTTGCTCGGAGCGCGCTTCAATGCTCTGGACGTTGCCGATCGAGTTAATGATCTTGGTGACCAAGATATTCCCACTCAGATAGGCGATCTGTTTCCCCTGAAGGTCGGAAGCCCACTGAATACCGGCAGCTTTCTCCGGCAGGGTTGCCGCAGCATATTCCACGATATTGTAGGGAACGCTGAACTGAAAATGCTCGCGTCGGCTCTCAGCTGGGCTGGATTCAGCCAGTCCGGCAATCTCCCGACGTTGTGCCTGCTCAACAATGTCTTTCCATTGGCCGGCAACCAATTGGATGTTTGTGCCGGTCAATTTGTTGATCATCTCCAGGAGATCAACATCGTATCCTTCCAGACTTCCGTCCTTTTTTTTGTAGACAAAAGGAGCCCAGCTCTGACCTATACCGAATTGAATCACCGGGTGCTCGGCGATCCAGGCTCGTTCTTCTTCCGTTAAATTGGGGGTGTTCAGCCTTTCTGACTCAGTAGCAATCAGTTCTATATCCTGATCTGTTGCGAATGAACTCACTCCGTGAGAAACGAGTAAGAGAACAGCTGAGATCAGAACGAAGAGCTTTTTCATCTATATACCCTTATTGTTGTCAAGGATAAACAAACACGGTATAGAGCAATACGACTTTTGGTCATGAATCCTGCCCATCTGATGCTGAAAAAATCTATGCTACGATGTTAGCGACCTAATATTAGAATTTTTTATGTTATAGCATTTTTCATAAAATTTGAACACTATTAATAAAGTTTTTTCATGTTCAGATTGAGGGGGCAACTGTTAGGGGTTGTGAATGGATGTACCTGATTCGTTCAGCCAGTAAAATCAGGAATGAGTTGAGACTGTTTTCGGGGGCAATATTCATCTTGTGACCACTTGGAAATCGAGGCGGTGAGGTTTTGCTTTGAGGCCTCTATCTTTACGACGCAGTTGTCACGCAGCCGGTTTTTCTAAACCAGCAGCATCCGGTCGGAAACAAATTCTTCTCCGCGGACTTTGTAAAACTGTTCCAGCAGGTCTTCAACCGTCATTGTGGTTTTTTCCTGTCCTGAAACATCCAGAATAATCCGTCCTCCGTGAAGCATGATTAAGCGATTTCCCAGTTGCAGGGCCTGACGCATATTGTGGGTAACCATCAAGGCGGTCAGATGTTGGTCGATGATGAGCTGTTGTGTCAGCTTCAAAACTTGAAGGGCTGTTTTCGGATCAAGTGCGGCGGTGTGCTCATCCAGAAGGAGGATTCTGGGTTTGACCAGGGTTGCCATCAACAGAGTCAGGGCCTGACGTTGTCCGCCGGAGAGCAAGCCCACGCTGTCTTTCAGCCGATCTTCCAATCCCAGGTTCAATTGCCTCAGCTGTTTGCGGAAAAGGTCCCGATTGCGGCCTTGTACTCCACGCTTCAGGCCATGAGATTTCCCGCGTCGATTTGCCAGAGCTAAATTCTGCTCAATCGAGAGAGGTCCACAGGTTCCGAGTAATGGGTCTTGAAAGACCCGGCTGATTTGTGAAGCTCGTTTGTATTCAGGCCAGCGCGAAATATCCTGTTCGTCAACCAGAATTTGCCCGCTATCAACAGGATAACTGCCGGCGAGACAATTCAGCAGGGTGCTTTTACCCGCTCCGTTGGAGCCTATAACGGTGATAAAATCCCCTTTTTTAACTTGCAGATCGATACCTGAGAGAGCAAGGACTTCATTCACGCTTCCGCGATGAAAAGTTTTAACCAGATTGGCAATATCAATCATCGATTGAACACCTTCCCGCGAAGTTTTGGCAAGGTCAACGCTGCAACCACCAACAGGGCGGTTAATAGATTCAGATCACTTGGTGTGAAAGAAAATTGCCCCAACTTCAGGCTCAGTGCCAGGGCGATGGTTAAGCGATAGATTAAAGATCCAAGCAGGGCCGCAAGGAGGGCTCTGCCGATCGTTCGGCAACCGAACAGAGTTTCGCCGACAATGACCGATGCCAGACCTGCGACGATTGTTCCAACCCCCATATTAACATCGGCAGCTCCCTGGCTTTGACAGAGAAGGGCTCCGCTGACTGCCGCCAAGCCATTGGAGAGGCCGACGGTCAGGATTGTTATCCGGTCTGTATTGACTCCCTGGCTGGTGATCATCTGCTGGTTGACCCCGGTTGCCTGCATAGCCAGACCAAAAGCTGTATGTAAAAGCCACAAAAGAAATAATAAGGCCAGTGCCGAGAGGGCACCAAAAAGTAACGGTGCGGCATTGAACATACCGATCCCGGCATTGGTCAGTGGCTCCAATATCGTGGTTTGACCAAGAAGAGAGATATTTGGCCGTCCCATGATCCGTAGATTGATGGAATAGAGGGCAATCATGGTGAGAATTGACGCAAGAAGATGGAGGATTCCGAATTTGGTATTGAGAATGCCGGTGACCATACCGGCGAGGAAACCGGCAAGCAGGGCAAACAGCAAGGATAAAAAAGGGTCGTAACCGGCAGTAATTGCGACAGCAGAAACAGCTGCTCCCAGAGGGAGGCTGCCATCAACAGTCAGGTCGGGAAAATCAAGCACTCTAAAAGTCAGATAAACACCTAGAACGAGGAACCCGTAGGCGAAGCCTTGTTCAAGGGCTCCCATAAAAGCAAAATAAGTCATCCGTTATCCAGGGAATGTGATACAGGTCGCATCTGCTGCGTTATGATGCAAAACTTGACGGAGGCTAATCACGCTTCCTTTTTCTTCTTTTCGCAAGTCTTGCATCGACACCCTTTCTCACCTGATACAATAAAAAATTTCTGTGTTTAATACGCCATTGTGGTGTGACTGCCCTTACAATTACTCAATAATCCTGTCGGCTTTTTTCAACAGAGCTTCTGGAATATCCAGGCCCATTTTTTGGGCGGAACCGGGATTCAGATGAATCTGGAATTCACGCAATGTTTCTACCGGCATTTCAGAGGGTTTGTCACCCTTAAGAACCCGGCTGACCATTTCACCCGTCTGGCGTCCCATTTTATAGTAGTCGACGGCGAGAGCTGCTACAGCTCCTCGGGTAAC
This window encodes:
- a CDS encoding ABC transporter ATP-binding protein, producing the protein MIDIANLVKTFHRGSVNEVLALSGIDLQVKKGDFITVIGSNGAGKSTLLNCLAGSYPVDSGQILVDEQDISRWPEYKRASQISRVFQDPLLGTCGPLSIEQNLALANRRGKSHGLKRGVQGRNRDLFRKQLRQLNLGLEDRLKDSVGLLSGGQRQALTLLMATLVKPRILLLDEHTAALDPKTALQVLKLTQQLIIDQHLTALMVTHNMRQALQLGNRLIMLHGGRIILDVSGQEKTTMTVEDLLEQFYKVRGEEFVSDRMLLV
- a CDS encoding ABC transporter permease; the protein is MTYFAFMGALEQGFAYGFLVLGVYLTFRVLDFPDLTVDGSLPLGAAVSAVAITAGYDPFLSLLFALLAGFLAGMVTGILNTKFGILHLLASILTMIALYSINLRIMGRPNISLLGQTTILEPLTNAGIGMFNAAPLLFGALSALALLFLLWLLHTAFGLAMQATGVNQQMITSQGVNTDRITILTVGLSNGLAAVSGALLCQSQGAADVNMGVGTIVAGLASVIVGETLFGCRTIGRALLAALLGSLIYRLTIALALSLKLGQFSFTPSDLNLLTALLVVAALTLPKLRGKVFNR